A section of the Ciceribacter thiooxidans genome encodes:
- a CDS encoding type I secretion system permease/ATPase, translating into MRQTRAAFVGIVALSAVTNILMLTGPLFMMQVYDRVLASRSVPTLVALSLLAVTLYLFQALFEVIRSRILTQIGQRLEEELGRPAFDAVLKLPLRLSKKESVPQPLRDLDQLRGFMSGQGPIAIADLPWLPLYLVILFLFHPYFGWLAVAGAIVLIVLTLTSEVMLREPMRLLSLLAARRSDYLEAGRRNAEVLQAMGMREAYAARWNATNADFIDKQRRAGDVTSSFSAASKIFRLALQSGVLALGAWLAILQLASPGAMIAASILTSRALAPIEMVIGQWRGFVNARQARRRLEEVLERLKAGASPMALPAPKQTITAVALTAVAPGTTAIIVRDVGFELKAGQGLGIIGPSGSGKSTLARVLVGVWPAARGTVRLDGAELAQWDPEALGSSIGYLPQDVELFDGTIAENIARFAPHAKPEAIIDAATMAGAHSLILSMPDGYDTRIGAGGAILSAGQRQRIGLARALYGMPFLIVLDEPNASLDAEGEAALTNAIIAARKAGSVVVVIAHRPSALAAVDHVLVLNEGRMVAFGPRDEVLRKTTVRAVSENS; encoded by the coding sequence TTGAGGCAAACCAGAGCCGCCTTCGTCGGCATCGTCGCCCTCAGTGCCGTGACCAACATCCTGATGCTCACCGGACCGCTGTTCATGATGCAGGTCTACGACCGCGTTCTGGCGAGCCGCAGCGTGCCGACGCTCGTGGCACTCTCGCTGCTCGCCGTCACGCTCTACCTGTTCCAGGCGCTGTTCGAGGTCATTCGTTCGCGGATCCTCACACAGATCGGCCAGCGGCTCGAAGAGGAGCTCGGCAGGCCCGCCTTCGACGCTGTGCTGAAGCTGCCGCTTCGGCTTTCGAAGAAGGAAAGCGTGCCGCAACCGTTGCGTGACCTCGATCAGTTGCGCGGCTTCATGAGCGGCCAAGGGCCGATCGCGATCGCCGACCTGCCGTGGCTGCCGCTGTACCTCGTCATCCTCTTTCTCTTTCATCCGTATTTCGGTTGGTTGGCCGTCGCGGGTGCCATCGTGCTGATCGTGCTGACCCTCACCAGCGAGGTGATGCTGCGGGAACCGATGCGGCTCCTGTCGCTGCTGGCGGCAAGACGCTCCGACTACCTGGAAGCCGGACGGCGCAACGCCGAGGTCCTGCAGGCGATGGGCATGCGCGAAGCCTACGCCGCCCGCTGGAACGCGACGAACGCAGACTTCATCGACAAGCAGCGACGGGCCGGCGACGTCACCAGCTCCTTCTCCGCCGCCTCCAAGATCTTCCGGCTCGCACTCCAGTCAGGCGTTCTGGCGCTCGGTGCCTGGCTTGCGATCCTCCAGCTCGCGTCTCCCGGTGCGATGATCGCCGCCTCCATCCTGACCTCGCGGGCGCTGGCGCCTATCGAGATGGTGATCGGTCAGTGGCGCGGCTTTGTGAACGCCCGTCAGGCGCGCCGCAGGCTCGAAGAGGTGCTGGAACGTCTGAAAGCCGGCGCTTCACCAATGGCGCTGCCGGCGCCAAAGCAGACGATCACGGCAGTGGCGCTCACTGCCGTCGCGCCGGGCACCACGGCGATCATCGTCCGGGACGTCGGCTTCGAGCTCAAAGCCGGCCAAGGACTCGGAATTATCGGACCCAGCGGCTCCGGCAAGTCGACGCTTGCACGCGTTCTCGTCGGCGTTTGGCCGGCGGCCCGCGGAACGGTGCGCCTCGACGGCGCCGAACTCGCCCAATGGGATCCCGAGGCGCTCGGCTCCTCGATCGGCTACCTGCCGCAGGACGTCGAGCTCTTCGACGGCACGATCGCCGAGAACATCGCCCGCTTCGCGCCGCACGCCAAACCGGAAGCGATCATCGATGCCGCGACGATGGCCGGCGCCCACAGCCTCATCCTTTCGATGCCCGACGGCTACGACACGCGCATCGGTGCCGGCGGCGCGATCCTCTCGGCCGGTCAGCGCCAGCGCATAGGACTTGCCCGCGCCCTCTACGGCATGCCTTTCCTCATCGTTCTCGACGAGCCGAATGCCAGCCTCGACGCCGAAGGGGAAGCCGCCCTCACCAATGCCATCATCGCCGCCCGCAAGGCGGGCTCGGTCGTTGTCGTCATCGCCCACCGCCCGAGCGCGCTTGCCGCCGTCGATCATGTCCTCGTGCTCAATGAAGGACGGATGGTCGCCTTCGGTCCGCGGGACGAAGTCCTGCGCAAGACCACGGTTCGCGCCGTTTCGGAGAATTCATGA
- a CDS encoding HlyD family type I secretion periplasmic adaptor subunit: MTDSPRKSRASRSIARSMTVAVAAIAVLVLGIGGWAATSKLAGAVVAPGMVVVEGNVKLVQHRSGGIVGEIRVKNGTRVAAGDLLIRLDDTITRANLAVITKQIDQLTARRMRLAAERDEAAEVMVPDELKARLSEPEVADYVKAEEALFKARKRTIEGQKAQLGERIDQIRQESEGLVARRAAKDDELKLIEEELAGVVQLHEKQLTPFSQVAALQRVKAQLAGERGQLTSDIARAATRITETELQILQLDQDRRAEVLTELRDIENKLAELAEQRVAALDELKRVNILAPQDGLVHELAVHTIGGVITPGETIMQIVPVNDALVVEARVRPSDIDQLHAGQQAVLRFSAFNQRTTPELFGTVETIGANLSASKETGETWYTVRIDMSREEIARLGNLVLQSGMPVEAFIETGERTALSYLTKPLADQIARAMRED, encoded by the coding sequence ATGACAGACAGTCCGCGCAAGAGCCGGGCCTCCCGCTCCATCGCCCGTTCCATGACCGTCGCCGTTGCGGCGATCGCGGTGCTCGTCCTCGGGATCGGAGGCTGGGCCGCGACCAGCAAGCTCGCCGGCGCCGTGGTCGCACCGGGCATGGTGGTCGTCGAAGGCAACGTCAAGCTGGTGCAGCACCGCAGCGGCGGCATTGTCGGCGAAATCCGCGTCAAGAACGGCACCCGGGTCGCCGCCGGCGATCTCCTCATCCGCCTCGACGACACCATCACGCGCGCCAACCTCGCGGTCATCACCAAGCAGATCGACCAGCTGACTGCCCGCCGCATGCGGCTTGCCGCCGAACGCGACGAGGCCGCGGAGGTCATGGTGCCGGACGAGCTGAAGGCGCGGCTTTCCGAGCCGGAGGTCGCCGACTACGTGAAGGCAGAGGAGGCCTTGTTCAAGGCCCGCAAGCGCACGATCGAGGGCCAGAAGGCGCAGCTTGGCGAACGGATCGACCAGATCCGGCAGGAATCGGAAGGGCTCGTTGCCCGGCGTGCCGCCAAGGACGACGAGCTGAAACTCATCGAGGAGGAACTGGCGGGCGTCGTCCAGCTGCACGAAAAACAACTCACCCCGTTCTCGCAGGTTGCGGCGCTCCAGCGCGTGAAAGCGCAGCTTGCCGGCGAACGGGGCCAGCTCACCTCCGACATCGCGCGTGCGGCAACCCGCATCACCGAAACCGAACTGCAGATCCTGCAGCTCGATCAGGATCGGCGCGCCGAGGTGCTGACGGAACTCAGGGACATAGAGAACAAGCTCGCCGAGCTCGCCGAACAGCGGGTGGCGGCTCTCGATGAGCTGAAACGCGTGAACATTCTGGCGCCGCAGGATGGGCTCGTGCATGAGCTCGCCGTGCACACGATCGGCGGAGTGATCACACCGGGCGAGACGATCATGCAGATCGTGCCGGTGAACGACGCTCTTGTGGTCGAGGCACGCGTACGCCCCTCCGACATCGACCAGCTGCATGCCGGCCAGCAGGCGGTCCTTCGCTTCTCCGCCTTCAACCAGCGCACGACGCCCGAACTCTTCGGGACGGTCGAGACGATCGGCGCCAATCTGAGTGCGAGCAAGGAAACGGGCGAAACCTGGTACACGGTGCGCATCGACATGTCGCGGGAGGAAATCGCCAGGCTCGGGAACCTCGTCCTGCAATCGGGAATGCCGGTCGAGGCCTTCATCGAGACCGGCGAACGCACGGCACTTTCCTATCTGACGAAGCCGCTCGCCGACCAGATCGCCCGCGCCATGCGGGAGGACTGA
- the yacG gene encoding DNA gyrase inhibitor YacG, producing MAEETSGSKSKVEPLRKARPCPECGRPSTRESYPFCSERCRTLDLSRWLKGSYAIPVAEDESRADDENRD from the coding sequence ATGGCGGAAGAGACCTCCGGCAGCAAAAGCAAGGTCGAACCCTTGCGCAAGGCGCGGCCCTGCCCGGAATGCGGCCGGCCCTCGACGCGTGAGAGCTATCCCTTCTGCTCGGAACGCTGCCGCACGCTCGACCTTTCGCGCTGGCTCAAGGGCAGCTATGCGATCCCGGTCGCCGAGGACGAGTCCCGGGCGGATGACGAAAACCGCGACTAA
- a CDS encoding Maf-like protein: MDPTQKLILASGSPRRVDLLMQAGIEPARLMPMDLDETPKKAEHPRSLARRLSTEKAHAANDAVKGDFYWDGSYILAADTVVAVGRRILPKAEFIEEAASCLHLLSGRGHWVFTGVCLITPDGAVRHKIVETKVRFKRLSTAEIEAYLASGEWRGKAGAYAVQGLAGCFVQKLVGSYTNVVGLPLFETTQLLAGEGFDVQAAWKEG, translated from the coding sequence GCCGCGTCGATCTCCTGATGCAGGCCGGCATCGAACCTGCGCGCCTGATGCCGATGGACCTCGACGAAACGCCGAAGAAAGCGGAGCATCCCCGTTCGCTGGCGCGCCGGCTGTCGACCGAGAAGGCGCATGCCGCCAATGATGCGGTAAAGGGCGATTTCTACTGGGACGGTTCCTACATCCTCGCTGCCGATACGGTAGTCGCAGTGGGCCGTCGAATTCTTCCCAAGGCGGAATTCATCGAGGAAGCGGCCTCGTGCCTGCACCTCCTCTCCGGCCGCGGTCACTGGGTTTTCACCGGCGTCTGTCTCATCACGCCCGATGGTGCCGTTCGCCACAAGATCGTCGAGACCAAGGTACGTTTCAAGCGGTTGTCGACTGCGGAGATCGAAGCCTATCTTGCCTCCGGCGAGTGGCGCGGCAAGGCGGGGGCCTATGCCGTGCAGGGACTTGCCGGCTGCTTCGTGCAGAAGCTCGTCGGTTCCTATACCAATGTCGTCGGCCTGCCGCTCTTCGAGACCACCCAGCTCTTGGCGGGTGAGGGTTTTGACGTCCAGGCGGCCTGGAAGGAGGGCTGA